From Paenibacillus sp. PK3_47, the proteins below share one genomic window:
- a CDS encoding chromate transporter, whose protein sequence is MGRSGILGYGGGPSVIPLIRHDAVTRYAWLTDDEFAETLAIANALPGPIATKMAAYLGYRLKGVKGAILSILAHILPSCMAMILLLSAVDYLSGSKAVAGMIFAVSPVIAVMLGMMGYEFAQKAFKGLGKLAGTAFLLLALVLLEVLHLHPAVVIVLFLGYGTVHYRILAKKNKGGTA, encoded by the coding sequence ATGGGCAGATCGGGGATTCTCGGCTACGGCGGAGGTCCCTCTGTCATTCCGCTGATCCGCCATGATGCGGTGACCCGTTATGCCTGGCTGACCGATGATGAGTTTGCGGAGACGCTTGCCATCGCCAATGCCCTGCCGGGACCGATCGCCACCAAAATGGCCGCTTACCTCGGCTACAGGCTTAAAGGAGTAAAAGGCGCCATCCTGTCCATACTCGCCCATATCCTGCCAAGCTGCATGGCCATGATCCTGCTGCTGTCGGCAGTAGATTATTTGAGCGGGTCCAAGGCCGTGGCGGGAATGATATTCGCTGTCTCCCCTGTGATTGCGGTCATGCTGGGGATGATGGGTTATGAATTCGCGCAAAAAGCTTTTAAAGGGCTGGGAAAGCTGGCCGGGACAGCCTTTCTGCTGCTGGCACTGGTGCTGCTTGAGGTGCTTCACCTGCATCCTGCGGTTGTAATTGTGCTGTTTCTGGGATACGGGACGGTACATTACCGGATACT